The Microbacterium amylolyticum genome includes the window CACGGCAATGCGCGAGCACATTCGCTCGATGAGCTCCATGCTGTGCCCGGAGAGAATGACGGTTCCTCCGCCATCAACGTACTGACGGAGAACATCGAGGAGCTTTTGGGCTGAAACGGGGTCGACGGATTCGAATGGCTCGTCAAGGACGAGAAGCCGTGGCGCGTGGATCATGGCGCACGCGAGCATGAGCTTCTTCGTCATGCCTGTCGAATAGTCCGTGACGGGCCGCGCGAGGGCGCCGGTCAGCTCGAATGCTTCGGCGAGTTGCTCGATCCGTTCCTTCGTTTCCCGTGATTTCAACCCGCGCAGCGCGCCGAAGTAATAGAGCAGCTGCCGACCAGTGAGGCGATCAAAGGTGCGCATGCGGTCGGGAAGAACACCCATGAGGGCCTTCGCCGCACGCGGATGCTTCCGCGCTTCGACGCCGAACACGTCGATTTCTCCACGGTCGGCGCGGAGCAAACCGGAAATCATCGACAGTGTCGTCGTCTTACCGGCACCGTTAGGGCCGACCAGACCGTAGAACGATCCGGCGGGAACCGTCAGGTCGATACCGGCAACTGCGGGTTCACCGCCGTAGGTTTTCACCACCCCGCGAAGCTCCAGAGCCGGTGTGTTGTCTTCCGGCTCGACCGTGTCTGCGCTCCCCTCGCGCTCGTCGGCATGCTCGCTTTCGGCCGCATCGCGGTCCCCCGAGGTGATCGTCACCTGCCCAACATAACAATCACCTCTCTCGCTTATGGCCGCGACGTGCGCAGTTCGAGCAGATGCTTCCTATCTGCTGATCCCCCGAGAGAATCCGGCAATATTCAGCACACCTGGGTACCATTTGTCTTGACCAGGGATGAATACTCCGTGAACGACCGGGATCCTCAGGGATATCGGTCGACATCGGAGCATCGCGGGCGGGCGCCCGTCACCTCGATCAAGGAGCTGCAATGACCATCCAGACCGTGATTCTCGCCGCAGGAATGGGCACGCGGCTCGGTCGCGCCCTTCCGAAATCCCTGACGATGCTCAGCGATGGCCGCACGATCATGCAGCAGCAGCACGAAAACATCCGCGCGGCTTTCGGAACTGACGCGCGTGTAACAACTGTTGTCGGGTACCGCGCCGAGACGATTATCGACGCATTCCCCGACGCGTCGTATGTTCACAACGAAATCTACGACCAGACCAACACGTCGAAAAGCCTGCTGCGCGCTCTGCTCGCAACAGGTCGCGGCGGCGTCCTGTGGATGAACGGCGACGTCGTCTTCGATCCTCGCGTTCTCGGACGAGCCGTCGATTTCATTGAGCGCGAAGAGTCCTTCGTAGCCGTAAACACATCGAAGGTCAGCGACGAAGAGGTCAAGTACACACTGAGCGCCGACGGTTTCATTGACGAACTGTCGAAGAGCGTTCAGAACGGCCTGGGCGAGGCCGTCGGCATCAACTACATCTCGCGTCACGACAAGCGCGCCCTGATCCAGCAGCTTCAGCGCGTCGATGCTCAGGACTACTTCGAGCGCGGTCTTGAGCTCGCGATCGCCGACAACGGCGTGCGCGTCCAGGCAATGGACATCAGCGATCTCTACGCCGTTGAGGTGGACTTCGCAGAAGACCTCGAACGCGCGAACGACGTTCTCGCGTAACCCGCGTCTTCTCGCGAGGCCCCTGACGTTCGAGCGTCAGGGGCCTCGTTTTATGCTCAGCGCATGACGCCGAGCGCTTCGCGACACTCCTCCCCCGTCCCCTGGGCCGTCGAACGTGCGGGCGCCCATCCGATCGTCACCAATGCGAGCGATGAACCCCTGGAGTACGTCAAGGCACTCGTTTTCGACGGCAACGAACGGCTCCATGCCGAGAGCTGGGGCCTCGTTCTTCCCGGAGACCACAGTGAACTGTGCCTGTGCGGCATCGAGCCGTCGGACGCCTCGGTTGCGCTGATCTGGTTCCGCGCGGGTGACAATCAGGAGTTGCTGTGGCGCTTCGTGCTGTAGGCCGACAGATCAGCCGTAGAGATCGCGGCGGTTACGTCGAGAAACGCTCTGCGAGTACCCGTAGGGCTCACGCCCCGAGGGAAGATCGTTCGCCGCGACGCCGTCAACAAGCTCCGAGACCCCCACTTCGAGCGCCGTCGCAATCTGTACGAGGGTGTACAGCGTCGGATGACCCTCTCCGCGCTCGATGCGTTGATAGTGCGTGAGGTCCATATCGGCGCAGTCAGCGATGCGCTTGGCGCTGAGATTCGTTTGGTGCCGCAACTCCGCGATGCGCGCGCCCGTCTTCGCGGTCGCCCGCGAGTGTGCGTCTGCCATTCGACAATCTTTACCTGCGATGGCAATCACGCGCCTGATTTTTTTGCCATGGTTTATATACCACCGGGCGGGACGACGATCGTCTCCGCAGCGATTCAGCTCGTTTCTGCGAGCTACGAATCATGCTCACGGGACGCGCAGGCGTCCCAATGAGCCATGAGCTGTTCGATCGCGGCGTGGAACCGTGCCGTTGGAGCACCGGGAGATGTATCCCCAAAGTAGTGACGCACCCAGTGCGCAAGTCGCTCGGCGGTGTCGGGATCCGCCATCACCCGCGTCACGTGCTCCGTGATATCAGAGGCGCCGGCCGGGTCGAGCCACTCACACGCCCCGAGATAGCCACTCTCGTCCACCTTCGCAGACGGCGAGGCAGGGCGTGTCACCATCAATGGCTTGCCCGCAGCGAGACGGTCGTACACCATTGCCGAGATATCGACGATCGCCACATCCGACGCCGACAACTGCCAGCCCAGCTCCGGGCCGTCATCGAATACGTGATGAGCGCTCGGGTCCAGTTCGTTTGCCACCTGGATCGCTCTGATGATGCGTGCATTGGCCTCGCCGTACGCCATCTCGACAACGCCACTCCGCGGATGGGGACGATAGATCACGCGGTATCGAGGATCAGCGAGAAGCCTGGTAACGAGCGTTTCGCCGTGTGTGAGAATCGACCCGTACGCGGCGGACGGGCGGTCGCCTTCCCACGTGGGGGCGTAGAGAACCACGGTGCGACCGTCTGCGGTGAACGGTGTGTTGCCCGAGTAGTGGTCGGCCTGCGGCCGTCCGATCTCGATCGTCCGCCGATCGAGATCGAAATCCCACAGAGTTCGCGACAGGCGCTCACGCGCGGCCTGTCCAGCGATCAGGGCATAGTCGTAGGCCTTGTACTGGTTGGTCGTCATGTACATCTTGTCCGACTCGCCATGATTGATGAAGACGTGCCAGCGGCGACCGTAGCGGAACATCTGGAAGTTACGCGTGTTCTGGTTCACGTACAGGACGATGCGGATGTCCTGACGCCTGATGAACTTCTCCACCCGCTTGATGTCGGGAACAAAAGCCACCGGCAGCGCTCCGTCATCCAACAGCGCGCGTGCTCCTGTGGCGTTGCGAGCCATCACGACAACGGGCCAGGTCTCGGCCAGTTTGCGCAGCG containing:
- a CDS encoding ABC transporter ATP-binding protein, with translation MTITSGDRDAAESEHADEREGSADTVEPEDNTPALELRGVVKTYGGEPAVAGIDLTVPAGSFYGLVGPNGAGKTTTLSMISGLLRADRGEIDVFGVEARKHPRAAKALMGVLPDRMRTFDRLTGRQLLYYFGALRGLKSRETKERIEQLAEAFELTGALARPVTDYSTGMTKKLMLACAMIHAPRLLVLDEPFESVDPVSAQKLLDVLRQYVDGGGTVILSGHSMELIERMCSRIAVLVTGQVLAEGTLDEVRGEMTLEQRFVDLSGMGEEGGGLEWLHTSSA
- a CDS encoding NTP transferase domain-containing protein — translated: MTIQTVILAAGMGTRLGRALPKSLTMLSDGRTIMQQQHENIRAAFGTDARVTTVVGYRAETIIDAFPDASYVHNEIYDQTNTSKSLLRALLATGRGGVLWMNGDVVFDPRVLGRAVDFIEREESFVAVNTSKVSDEEVKYTLSADGFIDELSKSVQNGLGEAVGINYISRHDKRALIQQLQRVDAQDYFERGLELAIADNGVRVQAMDISDLYAVEVDFAEDLERANDVLA
- a CDS encoding helix-turn-helix domain-containing protein, giving the protein MADAHSRATAKTGARIAELRHQTNLSAKRIADCADMDLTHYQRIERGEGHPTLYTLVQIATALEVGVSELVDGVAANDLPSGREPYGYSQSVSRRNRRDLYG
- a CDS encoding CDP-glycerol glycerophosphotransferase family protein, coding for MALLNDAKKALALVKKAAHARNSFRAVRAAISERGPLERNSFQIAVYFADGDVNMYQMRQWYQPLRKLAETWPVVVMARNATGARALLDDGALPVAFVPDIKRVEKFIRRQDIRIVLYVNQNTRNFQMFRYGRRWHVFINHGESDKMYMTTNQYKAYDYALIAGQAARERLSRTLWDFDLDRRTIEIGRPQADHYSGNTPFTADGRTVVLYAPTWEGDRPSAAYGSILTHGETLVTRLLADPRYRVIYRPHPRSGVVEMAYGEANARIIRAIQVANELDPSAHHVFDDGPELGWQLSASDVAIVDISAMVYDRLAAGKPLMVTRPASPSAKVDESGYLGACEWLDPAGASDITEHVTRVMADPDTAERLAHWVRHYFGDTSPGAPTARFHAAIEQLMAHWDACASREHDS